GGTGGAATGACCTGGCGGCGGTTCGACCAGCGATCCAGGACCGCCTGCATCTGTGAGGTATTCCACGCCATCACGATGTTGGCCATCAGGCTCAACGCATCGGCCACAGCCTGCATTTCATCGACACGTTTGGCCTGCGCCGGGCTGATCCGGCCGGTATAAATGGCGCGCTTGAGGGCGTTAACAGCCTCGCCCCGATTGAGCACCCGGCGCAACTCGTTCCTGAAAGCGTCCTTGACAAAGTAGTCAGCCAAAAACGCCGTACGCAGCAACCGCCCCAATTGCACGCCAGCCTCATAGATTGGATCGCCCTGGGCGGCAGAACCGAACCGCGCAAGAGCTGCCACCGCACTGGCATGTCCGCTCATGACCGAGGCTGCCAGGTGCACCAGACTATCCCAATGCTTTTCGATCAAAGCGACGTCGACATTGGCTTCGCACACCGCAGCGATTTCTGCGGGCACTTTGGTGCCGCGTGGCACAAAGAGGTGGCGCTGTTTGAGTTCCTTCAACCGCGGGCAAAGATCAAAACCAAGCAAACGGGCATGTGACATGGCAAAGTCGGTGTAGCCATGGGTATCCACAGCAAGCTGGCTGGTCTCCAGCTTTTCTTGGCGGATGACACCTTCAATGGCCACGCCCGCCTGGCGCTCATTGAGCACAAAGGGCTGCGCATGGAAGATGCCCCACCGGTCTTTTACATGGGAGTAGATTCCAATGGAAGGTGTGTTGCGCCGAGGATCAAGCCGGGCTTGCCACACCCGTTTGGTGGTCTCCATGGTCATCATGTCAGAAGATGCCAAATCGGACCGCCCCCAGGTGGCGGCAATCGGGTGTCGCTGCATGAATTCCAGCACAGCCTGGCAGGCCTGGCTCAGACGCCGTTCGTCCCGCGCCCAGCGCATGGCCTGGCGAATGCTGGTGGCAGACAATTGCGGAATCATGCGCGCGCATTCGACCGCAGTCAGACTGGTGCCGTGGGCCATGATGCCGGCATAGACCATCAGCAGCTCGTCGGTAGAGCGCGGCTCACGTCCGAGCATGATCCAGCTAAAGCGCACCTGGGCGTCAACGGCCAGAATCACTTCCGGCAATTGAACCTCACCGATGCGGTGATCCAAAGCCGCGCGCAGCTTGGTCACTTCTGGGTCTTCGTCCTCTGCGGGCAATGGCGACAAATGGAGTTCATCATCCACGCGCAGTACGCCACTGCGGGCTGCAGCGGCCACCGCATCGACACCGGCAGTTACTCTGGCCAGCAAAGGCTTCAAGAAAGTGGCAGCCTTGCTGGGTAACGATAGACGGGCATAGTGTTTCTTGGACTCTGCCTGCCAACGCTCGTCCGTGAAGAACAAGCGCGCACGACCCCGAAAGCTCAGGCTGTGCTCAATCCAGACCGAGCCATTGCGCACCGCGCGGCGCAGGGCAAACAGGGTGGCCACCTCCAACGCCTGAAACGCCCGTTCCCGGTCTGGGCTGGAGATCGAAACCTGCCAGATCATTCCCAGACTTGGTGCCACCACTTCAACTGGCAGCTTTCTGGATCCTTTGAGATATAAAGCTTGCAGCTTGGCAAGGTACTCGATGGCAGGATGCTCGCCGGTGGCCTGCCAGGGCAGCTTTGCAATGGCGACGAGCAACGACCGCACGGGGCGAATTCCATCAATCAATCCCTCGCGGACCAGGGAGGCCCTGCTCGGTGGTTTGCGTTTCTGGGTTTCGGTGATCAAGGCTTCAAGACGGGCACGCAACTCAGCATCTGGCACCGCACCTTGCGCGCTCAAGGCAACAAGTTCGCCGAGCAGCGTTTTGTACATTGCGGCCCAATTGACGGTAGCGGGGACATCGG
The DNA window shown above is from Hydrogenophaga sp. BPS33 and carries:
- a CDS encoding Tn3-like element IS1071 family transposase produces the protein MQGWHTTFLGMRGLPRDISDFEMKAFFTFDGAERDAINARRGDSHKLGLALHIGFLRMSGRLLGAFRVIPVALWRHLGNELGIAAPEVASLRAMYERGRTLFDHQQVACTVLGFQWMSEHQRRSLVRELRDEVARCADRDQLLVRARQWLYKNKLVIVHERAIRTLIAAALAQLEVETGTAIAASVDPATLDRWRASVSELRPDGQTQQSWLWAAPAKHSTRQISEVLERIDLLYTLDVHKHLADIPDLILRRYARRLVSRPPSAGAKIKEPARTVEVACFLRYCLFTTTDQLILMVQRRIADLWRQAAADVPATVNWAAMYKTLLGELVALSAQGAVPDAELRARLEALITETQKRKPPSRASLVREGLIDGIRPVRSLLVAIAKLPWQATGEHPAIEYLAKLQALYLKGSRKLPVEVVAPSLGMIWQVSISSPDRERAFQALEVATLFALRRAVRNGSVWIEHSLSFRGRARLFFTDERWQAESKKHYARLSLPSKAATFLKPLLARVTAGVDAVAAAARSGVLRVDDELHLSPLPAEDEDPEVTKLRAALDHRIGEVQLPEVILAVDAQVRFSWIMLGREPRSTDELLMVYAGIMAHGTSLTAVECARMIPQLSATSIRQAMRWARDERRLSQACQAVLEFMQRHPIAATWGRSDLASSDMMTMETTKRVWQARLDPRRNTPSIGIYSHVKDRWGIFHAQPFVLNERQAGVAIEGVIRQEKLETSQLAVDTHGYTDFAMSHARLLGFDLCPRLKELKQRHLFVPRGTKVPAEIAAVCEANVDVALIEKHWDSLVHLAASVMSGHASAVAALARFGSAAQGDPIYEAGVQLGRLLRTAFLADYFVKDAFRNELRRVLNRGEAVNALKRAIYTGRISPAQAKRVDEMQAVADALSLMANIVMAWNTSQMQAVLDRWSNRRQVIPPELIGKIAPTRLESINLRGVFRFPVDRYADQILPSRPNASITGTNG